In Zingiber officinale cultivar Zhangliang chromosome 6A, Zo_v1.1, whole genome shotgun sequence, a single genomic region encodes these proteins:
- the LOC121996627 gene encoding uncharacterized protein LOC121996627: MGDHVVLSLDLLRKPRKVNTIRGGEDSAPNFSSSLVSGSGGEGENLIGDEEEPLIQSVDCRICQEEDHVENLEVPCACNGSLKYAHRACIQRWCNEKGDTTCEICHEQYKPGYTTPPRIHFDDTTIDINWLITGSALDLHDRHVLTMRAAHHHLVEGDYDGYASNDSGAVFCRSVTLILMALLLLRHALIINNADGNEDDSDVEDASAYFSLFLLRALGFLLPCYFMAWIITIMQRQRERQEAAGLAASGVALILQSGRHRGSLPITLAPDSPSTPQQEPPQP, translated from the exons ATGGGGGATCATGTAGTATTGAGCCTTGATCTGCTGAGGAAGCCTCGAAAGGTTAACACGATCAGAGGGGGAGAGGATTCTGCCCCTAACTTTTCTTCCTCCCTGGTGAGTGGGTCGGGCGGGGAAGGGGAAAACTTGATTGGTGATGAAGAGGAGCCACTGATTCAGTCGGTGGACTGCCGTATATGCCAAGAGGAGGATCACGTGGAGAACTTGGAGGTCCCTTGCGCTTGCAATGGCAGTCTGAAG TATGCTCATAGGGCATGTATCCAACGttggtgcaatgagaagggtgATACAACCTGTGAAATCTGTCATGAG CAATATAAACCTGGTTATACCACTCCTCCACGAATTCATTTTGATGACACCACAATTGACATCAA TTGGTTAATTACAGGTTCTGCATTGGATTTGCATGATCGTCACGTATTGACAATGAGAGCAGCACACCACCACCTTGTTGAAGGTGACTATGATGGATATGCTTCAAATGACAGTGGTGCTGTATTTTGCCGCTCTGTTACTTTAATA TTAATGGCTCTCTTGTTGTTGAGGCATGCATTGATCATTAATAACGCTGATGGTAATGAGGATGACAGCGATGTCGAAGATGCTTCTGCATACTTTTCA CTTTTTTTGCTACGTGCCCTGGGATTTCTGTTACCATGCTACTTTATGGCGTGGATCATAACGATCATGCAACGGCAAAGGGAAAGGCAG GAAGCAGCTGGCTTAGCAGCAAGTGGAGTGGCACTCATTCTGCAGTCTGGTCGACATAGGGGCAGCTTGCCCATCACATTAGCACCAGATTCACCATCCACTCCCCAACAAGAGCCACCGCAACCGTAG